One region of Camelina sativa cultivar DH55 chromosome 6, Cs, whole genome shotgun sequence genomic DNA includes:
- the LOC104790322 gene encoding bifunctional dihydrocamalexate synthase/camalexin synthase-like, with translation MSVFLCFLFLLPLILIFLNVFKPSKLNLPPSPKKLPIIGNLHQRGKLHPRNRRNLAEKYGPVALLQYGNVPVVVISSKEAAEEVLKIHDSECCNRPETAGTKITFYNFKDIGLAPFGDEWTALRKLSVVELFSVKKLQSFRNIREEENDLCIKKLSEFATTRTPVNLERTLFTLIGNIVCRIGYGINLYECEFVDENRIMELVHKSEKVIRATAFSDFFPGRIGRLVDWISGQERRLKNIFSEVDTFYQNILDEHLKPGRESSDIIDVMIDMKKKQEKDGDALKFTTDHLKGMISDILTAGVGGSSATVLWGITELIRNPKVMKKVQDEIRTKLGDKKERIKEEDLNQLHYFKLMVKELFRLHPSTPLLLPRQALSHFKVQGYDIPAKAQILVNVYAIGRDPNLWENANEFNPDRFLDSSIDYKGGNFEFIPFGSGRRICPGMTMGIILVELTLLNLLYFFNWGVSEKDVARENVTRDEDNLDFVQVLHP, from the exons ATGTCGGTCTTCCTATGTTTCCTCTTCCTTTTACCCCTTATCTTAATCTTCTTGAACGTTTTCAAACCTTCCAAGTTAAACCTTCCTCCGAGTCCAAAGAAGCTTCCCATCATCGGAAACTTACACCAACGCGGAAAACTACATCCCAGGAACCGCCGTAACCTAGCCGAAAAGTATGGACCAGTGGCGCTTCTCCAATACGGCAACGTCCCCGTGGTCGTGATCTCTTCGAAAGAAGCAGCAGAGGAAGTTCTAAAGATCCACGATAGTGAGTGTTGTAATCGACCAGAGACCGCCGGGaccaaaataactttttacaacTTCAAAGACATCGGGTTGGCACCCTTCGGTGACGAGTGGACTGCGCTGCGGAAGCTCTCGGTGGTCGAGCTCTTCAGCGTGAAAAAGCTTCAATCTTTCAGGAATATcagagaggaagagaatgaCTTGTGTATCAAGAAACTCTCTGAGTTTGCTACGACACGAACTCCGGTGAATCTTGAGAGAACCCTTTTCACTTTAATCGGAAATATAGTGTGTCGGATCGGGTACGGGATAAATCTCTATGAGTGTGAGTTCGTTGATGAAAATAGAATCATGGAGCTTGTGCACAAGTCTGAGAAGGTCATAAGAGCTACTGCGTTCTCTGATTTCTTTCCGGGAAGAATCGGTAGGCTCGTCGACTGGATCTCCGGTCAGGAGAGGAGACTGAAAAATATTTTCTCGGAAGTAGACACTTTCTATCAGAATATTCTTGACGAGCATCTTAAGCCTGGAAGAGAGAGCTCTGATATTATTGACGTGATGATcgatatgaagaagaagcaagagaaagATGGAGATGCTCTCAAGTTCACCACTGATCATCTCAAAGGAATGATCTCG GACATATTGACAGCAGGAGTTGGCGGAAGCTCTGCCACAGTGCTCTGGGGAATTACCGAGCTGATCAGAAACCCTAAAGTGATGAAGAAAGTGCAAGACGAGATTCGGACAAAACTTGGGGACAAGAAGgagagaatcaaagaagaagatctaaaCCAACTTCATTACTTTAAGCTCATGGTCAAGGAGTTATTCAGGTTACATCCATCAACTCCACTCTTGCTCCCAAGACAAGCATTGTCTCATTTCAAGGTCCAGGGCTACGATATCCCCGCGAAAGCACAGATCCTAGTCAACGTTTATGCGATCGGTCGTGATCCAAATCTCTGGGAAAACGCAAATGAGTTTAACCCTGACAGGTTTCTCGACAGTTCCATTGATTATAAAGGAGGAAACTTCGAGTTTATACCGTTTGGATCAGGTAGGAGAATATGTCCAGGGATGACAATGGGAATCATACTTGTTGAGTTAACGTTGTTGAATTTGCTTTACTTCTTCAATTGGGGAGTGTCGGAGAAGGATGTAGCCAGAGAGAACGTCACGAGGGATGAAGATAATCTTGACTTCGTTCAAGTTCTTCACCCCTGA
- the LOC104790321 gene encoding acyltransferase-like protein At3g26840, chloroplastic, protein MVVAILRSISGLCAVSSSSNLRRRTSAAKHRITAIKSVTSTPPPLPRRRKNKDENIVENPYLKAEAARPDMRKSLSDFLEEARDFVGDGGGPPRWFSPLECRAQAQGSPLLLYLPGIDGTGLGLIRHHKKLGEIFDIWCLHIPVRDRTPVKDLVKLIERTIRSEHCRFPNRPIYLVGESIGACLALDVAAKNPNIDLALILVNPATHVNNFMSRPLSRMLSVLPDGIPTLLEDAFGFKQGDLLKGILDALSNEFSVQRMGGLGGRMLRDLFAVSANLPTLCRMFPKETLLWKFEMLKSAITYVNSHIYSVRAETLILPSGRDKWLHNDEDIDRYSSILPKCIVRKLDDSGQFPLLEDIIDLATIIKFTCFYRRGKSHDYISDYIVPTLFEFKQQLDDHRLLMNAISPVMLSTLEDGTVVRSLEGLPSDGPVVYVGYHMILGFELAPMVGLLMKHRNIHMRGLTHPMVFMYIRDSIVDPKTFDKYKLMGGVPVSNMNFYKLLREKALVLLYPGGVREALHRKGEEYKLFWPEQSEFVRAASKFGAKIVPFGVVGEDDIFKVVLDSNDQRNIPILKDLMEKATKDAGNIREGDESELGNQDCYIPGLLPKIPGRFYYYFGKPIDLAGKEKELKDKDKAQEVYLQAKSEVEQCIAYLKMKRESDPYRHLLPRVLYQASHGWSGEIPTFDL, encoded by the exons ATGGTGGTTGCAATACTTCGCTCAATCTCCGGTCTATGCGCCGTCTCATCCTCATCAAACCTACGACGACGGACCTCAGCCGCGAAGCATCGTATCACGGCGATTAAATCCGTAACATcaactcctcctcctcttcctcggaGACGGAAGAATAAGGATGAAAACATCGTGGAGAATCCATATTTGAAAGCGGAGGCGGCACGTCCCGATATGCGGAAGAGCTTATCAGATTTTTTGGAAGAAGCAAGAGACTTCGTTGGAGATGGAGGAGGTCCACCTCGTTGGTTCTCTCCATTGGAATGTAGGGCTCAAGCTCAAGGCTCTCCTCTTCTCCTATACTTACCTG GGATCGATGGTACTGGACTAGGTCTCATTCGCCATCACAAGAAACTTGGGGA GATTTTTGATATATGGTGCCTTCACATTCCAGTCAGGGATCGTACTCCTGTTAAAG acttggtgaagctTATTGAGAGGACAATTAGGTCAGAGCACTGTCGTTTCCCAAATAGACCTATATATCTAGTTGGAGAATCGATTGGAGCATGTCTTGCTTTGGATGTTGCAGCCAAGAACCCCAACATCGACCTTGCTTTGATCTTGGTTAATCCAG ccaCACATGTTAACAACTTCATGTCAAGACCTCTATCAAGAATGCTGAGTGTGTTACCAGATGGAATTCCCACACTATTGGAAGACGCATTTGGTTTTAAGCAAG GCGATCTATTGAAGGGCATATTAGATGCTTTGTCAAATGAATTTTCTGTCCAGCGAATGGGCGGACTTGGTGGAAGGATGCTAAGAGATCTCTTTGCAGTGTCAGCTAATCttcc GACTCTTTGTAGGATGTTCCCTAAGGAAACACTGCTTTGGAAGTTCGAAATGCTTAAGTCTGCTATTACATATGTGAATTCTCACATTTACTCAGTCAGAGCTGAAACACTGATACTTCCGAG TGGACGCGATAAATGGCTGCATAACGATGAAGACATTGACAGATACTCGAGCATTTTGCCAAAATGTATTGTCCGTAAGCTTGATGACAGTGGACAGTTTCCCCTTTTG GAGGACATCATAGATCTGGCTACAATCATCAAGTTTACGTGTTTTTATCGTCGTGGGAAGTCTCATGATTACATTTCGGATTACATTGTGCCTACCTTATTTGAGTTTAAACAACAATTAGACGATCACCG ATTGCTAATGAATGCTATTTCACCTGTAATGCTATCAACTCTCGAAGACGGCACTGTTGTAAGGAGCCTCGAAGGATTACCTTCAGATGGACCGGTTGTGTACGTTGGCTATCACATGATATTAGGATTTGAGTTGGCTCCAATGGTAGGTCTACTCATGAAACATAGGAACATTCACATGCGGGGTTTGACACATCCTATGGTATTTATGTATATCCGAGACTCAATAGTCGACCCGAAGACGTTTGACAAATATAAGTTAATGGGTGGAGTACCTGTCTCCAATATGAATTTCTACAAACTACTTCGTGAAAAGGCTCTTGTGCTTTTGTATCCTGGAGGTGTCCGTGAAGCTTTGCATAGAAAG GGTGAAGAATACAAGCTGTTTTGGCCAGAACAATCCGAGTTTGTGAGAGCTGCATCTAAATTTGGAGCCAAAATCGTTCCTTTCGGtgttgttggagaagatgaCATCTTCAAA GTTGTATTGGATTCCAATGATCAAAGGAACATCCCTATCCTGAAGGATTTAATGGAAAAAGCAACAAAGGACGCTGGCAACATAAG GGAAGGCGACGAAAGTGAATTGGGAAACCAAGATTGCTATATTCCTGGACTTCTACCTAAGATTCCAGGACGGTTCTACTATTACTTTGGAAAACCAATAGACTTAGCAG GTAAGGAGAAAGAGCTGAAAGACAAAGATAAGGCACAAGAGGTTTACCTGCAAGCAAAGTCTGAGGTCGAACAATGCATTGcctatttaaaaatgaaaagagagagtGATCCTTACAGACACTTGTTGCCAAGGGTGTTGTATCAAGCCTCACATGGTTGGTCTGGTGAAATACCAACGTTTGATCTCTAA